Below is a window of Lacibacter sp. H407 DNA.
ATTCATAGAATAAATATATCAAAATAATATTCAGCAGTGGTTATGTTCTCTCACTTTGTGATATAAAAAAAGCCGACTTATAGTCGGCTTTTTTTGCTTCCGTTACATTGGCGGCGGAGGATTTATGATCGCCGTTGGCACTACATTCTTAACCGGTGATGTTGATTTAAGAAAAGCAAATACTTTACTGATCTCTTCATCCGTTAAATTTTTGTACGCTTCCCATGGCATAGGCGGTAAGATGGGTCTTGTGTTATCCAATCCTTTATACTTTCCCTCACGGAGTACTTTTTTAAACTGCTCTTCGCTCCACATGCCAATACCGGTTGAATCGCTGCTGATATTGCCTGCAAACGATTGCCCCCAAGGGCCGATAATAGAAGTGAAATCAGGTGCAAACAATGCCCAGCCTGCTTTTACTGTTTTTTCATCGTAAGGAGGAAGTTGCGTCCCTGCCTGATGACCGCCGAACCGAAGCTCAGGAATTATTT
It encodes the following:
- a CDS encoding c-type cytochrome, which gives rise to MRYSFKIAAAVLLCYLFINACNNEATETTATTPTAPSAEDNIKEGQRLVAALDCEICHSPKRMGPKGPEIIPELRFGGHQAGTQLPPYDEKTVKAGWALFAPDFTSIIGPWGQSFAGNISSDSTGIGMWSEEQFKKVLREGKYKGLDNTRPILPPMPWEAYKNLTDEEISKVFAFLKSTSPVKNVVPTAIINPPPPM